The following proteins are encoded in a genomic region of Microcoleus sp. FACHB-68:
- a CDS encoding DDE transposase family protein → METNFEAIMENSQTWYIVKRPQGSCDILPAGQIEQKEDPNIVESWGPYTSPDEAIARRVGLIRTGKCKPQ, encoded by the coding sequence ATGGAAACAAATTTTGAGGCAATTATGGAAAATTCACAAACTTGGTATATCGTCAAACGTCCGCAGGGTAGCTGTGATATACTTCCTGCCGGACAGATTGAACAAAAAGAAGACCCCAACATTGTTGAAAGCTGGGGTCCCTATACATCACCCGACGAAGCAATTGCCCGTCGTGTAGGGTTAATTAGAACCGGCAAATGCAAGCCTCAGTAA